A region of Jonquetella anthropi DSM 22815 DNA encodes the following proteins:
- a CDS encoding amidohydrolase family protein, which produces MKTLFRDFYLVDPLKGRACRSDLLVSGGVVEKITSPGSVDFRLAEEDEIICGRGLMALMPGFVNAHSHLAMTLVRGLGEDLPLDRWLKEAIWPAEARLTPELIELGALCGIAEAAKAGQTAFLDMYFRMDKVADAARQLGVRAALAVTFLGRDSLQRGLDEVKTLTARAASDGMLKVFYGPHAPYSVSVELAAQLAQSAQADGLPIHIHFLETRSERERLAKYGGPLGWLRMVGFDRARELVLAHGVWLTQDEIDELSRWPDAAVCHCPSSNLKLGDGVAPVREMIASGLTVGLGTDGPASNNRIDPWEEMRLCALLQKGRGTPETFGAQMALRAATIGGAKALGFEGVGLLREGWQADAVMVDLTGLNYSGADEENLAAWLVYAGSSADVRGTMVSGRWVWRDGRLAGVEEKTLRQSLDEARRELLNTRRQRSCNT; this is translated from the coding sequence GTGAAAACCCTTTTTCGGGACTTCTACCTCGTCGACCCGCTGAAAGGCCGGGCGTGCCGGTCCGACCTGCTCGTTTCCGGCGGGGTCGTCGAAAAAATAACGTCTCCCGGCAGCGTCGATTTCCGACTTGCCGAAGAGGACGAGATAATCTGCGGCCGAGGGCTAATGGCCCTCATGCCCGGGTTCGTCAACGCCCACAGTCATCTCGCCATGACGCTGGTCCGGGGGCTGGGCGAGGACCTTCCGCTGGATCGGTGGCTCAAGGAGGCCATTTGGCCGGCGGAAGCCCGTCTTACGCCCGAGTTGATTGAACTCGGCGCGCTTTGCGGCATTGCTGAGGCCGCAAAGGCTGGGCAGACGGCTTTCCTTGACATGTACTTTCGCATGGACAAGGTGGCGGACGCGGCCCGGCAGCTTGGCGTCCGAGCGGCCCTCGCCGTGACGTTTTTGGGCCGCGACTCGCTTCAGCGGGGCTTAGACGAGGTGAAAACCTTAACGGCCCGCGCGGCCTCAGATGGCATGTTGAAAGTTTTCTACGGCCCTCATGCCCCGTATTCGGTGAGCGTCGAGCTGGCGGCTCAGCTGGCCCAGAGCGCTCAGGCGGACGGCCTGCCGATTCACATCCATTTTTTGGAAACGCGGTCGGAGCGGGAGCGACTTGCCAAGTACGGCGGCCCGCTCGGGTGGCTCAGGATGGTCGGCTTCGACCGGGCCAGAGAGCTCGTCTTGGCCCACGGCGTGTGGCTGACGCAGGACGAAATCGACGAGCTGTCGCGGTGGCCGGACGCCGCGGTTTGCCACTGTCCGAGCAGCAATTTGAAGCTCGGCGACGGGGTAGCGCCGGTTCGCGAGATGATCGCGTCGGGACTGACCGTCGGGCTTGGAACTGACGGGCCGGCGAGCAACAACCGGATCGACCCGTGGGAGGAAATGAGGCTGTGCGCTCTCCTGCAGAAGGGGCGCGGGACGCCGGAGACGTTCGGGGCGCAGATGGCGTTGAGAGCTGCCACAATCGGCGGGGCGAAGGCTCTGGGATTCGAGGGCGTCGGGCTGCTGCGCGAAGGGTGGCAGGCTGACGCTGTGATGGTCGACCTGACCGGGCTCAACTACTCCGGCGCGGACGAAGAAAATTTAGCGGCATGGCTGGTGTACGCTGGCTCGTCCGCTGACGTTCGGGGGACGATGGTCTCCGGGCGATGGGTATGGAGGGACGGCCGGTTGGCCGGCGTGGAAGAGAAAACGCTCAGACAGTCGCTGGACGAGGCCCGGCGGGAACTGCTGAACACGAGGAGGCAACGATCTTGCAATACTTGA
- a CDS encoding amidohydrolase gives MALLLKNVYALDGRLRPARRVDLRITEAGVIGTIAPAGSLKPQPDDCVDDRHDGTAVIPAFANAHCHAAMSLFRGLGEDEPLMEWLERKIWPVEARLTPQTVRAGTELAAAEMALSGAGCFADMYYHMEVVAEVVRRVGLRGALSVGVVSRDDKLLAASLQKDLTPYRGPLTRLNLDPHAPYTVSLAGMERIARFGRENGLTVQTHFLEAEWERGYIKKTFGMEPVEYLEKTGLLELDHLVLAHGVWLTEGEMKELAGRGNVTVVHCPASNLKLGSGVAALPAMLDAGLPVALGTDGAASNNRLDLWSEMRLMALIHKGTSKDPTAVPAHAALNCATLAGYRAFGFEGVGLIEEGWQADLTLVDLSGPQYVGADEDNLAGFIVYSGSSADVTDLLVVGRWIVKNRDYLPDPVESLTEAARRARRTLQSGASEAGA, from the coding sequence ATGGCCCTCCTGCTCAAAAACGTCTACGCTCTGGACGGTCGGCTCCGGCCTGCCCGCAGGGTTGACCTGAGAATCACCGAGGCTGGCGTTATCGGGACGATTGCTCCGGCAGGATCGCTGAAGCCTCAGCCGGACGACTGTGTGGACGATCGGCACGACGGGACGGCGGTCATTCCGGCGTTCGCCAACGCCCACTGCCACGCGGCGATGTCCCTGTTCCGCGGGCTGGGCGAGGACGAGCCGCTGATGGAATGGCTGGAACGCAAAATATGGCCCGTCGAGGCCCGCCTGACGCCCCAAACGGTTCGGGCCGGTACCGAACTGGCGGCGGCTGAAATGGCGCTGAGCGGCGCCGGCTGTTTTGCCGACATGTACTACCACATGGAGGTAGTCGCCGAAGTCGTGCGGCGTGTCGGGCTGCGCGGCGCGCTGTCGGTTGGCGTCGTCAGCCGGGACGACAAACTTTTGGCCGCCAGCCTTCAAAAGGACCTGACGCCGTATCGAGGCCCGCTGACCCGGCTGAATCTGGACCCCCACGCCCCGTATACTGTTTCGTTGGCCGGCATGGAGCGAATTGCCCGGTTTGGCCGAGAGAACGGACTGACCGTCCAGACCCATTTTCTGGAAGCCGAGTGGGAGCGGGGCTACATAAAAAAGACGTTTGGCATGGAACCGGTGGAGTACTTGGAAAAGACCGGTTTGCTCGAGTTGGACCACCTTGTGCTGGCCCACGGCGTCTGGCTGACCGAAGGTGAAATGAAAGAACTGGCCGGTCGCGGCAACGTGACGGTCGTCCACTGCCCGGCAAGCAACCTCAAGTTGGGGAGCGGCGTCGCCGCCCTGCCGGCTATGCTGGACGCCGGACTTCCGGTAGCCCTCGGAACTGACGGCGCGGCGAGCAACAACCGGCTGGACCTTTGGTCTGAGATGAGACTGATGGCGCTCATTCACAAGGGGACGTCGAAAGACCCGACCGCCGTGCCGGCTCATGCGGCGCTGAACTGCGCCACGCTGGCGGGATATCGGGCCTTCGGGTTTGAAGGGGTCGGGCTGATCGAGGAAGGCTGGCAGGCGGACCTGACTCTGGTGGACCTTTCGGGGCCCCAGTACGTCGGCGCCGACGAAGATAATCTGGCAGGATTTATCGTCTACAGCGGTTCCAGCGCCGACGTCACAGACCTGCTGGTCGTCGGCCGCTGGATCGTCAAAAACAGGGACTACCTTCCCGACCCGGTTGAGTCCCTGACAGAGGCGGCCCGCCGCGCCCGGCGGACCCTTCAGAGCGGTGCCTCCGAGGCGGGGGCGTGA
- a CDS encoding adenosylhomocysteinase, which produces MRYKIANVELAPQGSQKIQWAWRAMPVLRSLVERYEPQAPLAGATLAACLHLEAKTACLLLALKRLGASVRSAGSNPLSTQDDVCASLVEQGVEVFSHHGMTPQEYAAYLEDVLSCEPDVIVDDGADLVATLVDRMPNLIGKVRGASEETTSGVKRLKAMQAQNLLKFPVISVNDADSKYLFDNRYGTGQSVWDGVMRTTNMLVAGKTVVIVGYGWCGRGAALRASALGARVIVTEVAPHRAFEAMMDGHQVMSMEPAAPLGDIFLTFTGNIHVIRGEHMAVMKDNVLLGNAGHFDVEIDKKALAKLAKEVVCAKPGVDTYVLPDGRRLNLLGEGRLVNLACGDGHPIEIMDLSFALQLESALYAWQHGRECPAGLMAVPQQIDRGVVETKLASMGVLIDSMTEEQTAYMNDWRED; this is translated from the coding sequence ATGCGCTATAAAATCGCAAACGTTGAATTAGCTCCTCAGGGCAGTCAGAAAATCCAGTGGGCATGGCGCGCCATGCCGGTTCTTCGCTCTCTCGTGGAGCGGTACGAGCCTCAGGCCCCTCTGGCCGGCGCGACGTTAGCCGCCTGTCTTCATCTCGAAGCGAAGACGGCCTGCCTTCTGCTGGCTCTCAAGCGGCTGGGCGCGTCGGTTCGGTCTGCTGGGAGCAACCCGCTGTCCACTCAGGACGACGTCTGCGCGTCCCTTGTCGAGCAGGGCGTTGAGGTTTTCAGCCATCACGGCATGACGCCTCAGGAGTACGCGGCGTATCTGGAAGACGTCCTGTCCTGCGAGCCTGACGTCATCGTCGACGACGGGGCTGATTTGGTGGCCACGCTGGTCGACCGGATGCCGAACCTGATCGGCAAGGTCAGAGGCGCCTCGGAAGAGACCACGTCGGGCGTCAAGCGGCTCAAGGCCATGCAGGCCCAGAACCTTCTCAAGTTCCCGGTGATCTCGGTTAACGACGCCGACAGCAAGTACCTGTTCGACAATCGGTACGGCACCGGTCAGTCGGTGTGGGACGGGGTCATGCGCACGACCAACATGCTGGTCGCGGGGAAGACTGTCGTGATCGTCGGGTACGGCTGGTGCGGCCGAGGCGCTGCCCTGAGAGCTTCCGCACTGGGAGCCCGTGTTATCGTGACGGAAGTGGCGCCTCACCGGGCGTTCGAGGCCATGATGGACGGCCATCAGGTCATGTCTATGGAACCGGCAGCCCCCTTGGGCGATATCTTCCTGACGTTTACCGGCAACATTCACGTCATTCGGGGCGAGCACATGGCCGTCATGAAGGACAACGTGCTGTTGGGCAACGCCGGCCACTTTGACGTGGAAATTGACAAGAAGGCCTTGGCGAAGCTGGCGAAAGAAGTGGTCTGCGCCAAGCCTGGCGTGGATACCTACGTCCTGCCTGACGGCCGCCGGCTGAACCTGCTGGGAGAAGGGCGGCTCGTCAACTTGGCCTGCGGCGACGGCCACCCCATCGAGATCATGGACTTGAGCTTTGCCCTTCAGCTGGAGTCGGCTCTGTACGCTTGGCAGCACGGCCGGGAGTGCCCCGCCGGACTGATGGCTGTGCCCCAGCAGATCGACAGGGGCGTCGTTGAGACCAAACTGGCGTCTATGGGCGTTTTGATTGACTCGATGACCGAGGAACAGACGGCGTACATGAACGACTGGCGTGAGGACTGA
- the xseA gene encoding exodeoxyribonuclease VII large subunit, translating to MTDRELQAPSQVMTVSELVGLIKQAIDENPQFRRVVVEGELTEFKMHQASGHAYFSLAEKTFDRTGGRLVRIPCVMFQSWTQYMTFVPQVGDQVRLIGQVGFYADRGQVQLYATRLFPVGAGAAQRARRALEERLLRDGVFSPERKRPMPELPLLVAVVTSPTGAAVHDVENVMKKRFPQASLTVVPCLVQGVDAPDSIIRALHRAYLLPGVQAVMIVRGGGSRDDLNPFDDERLVREVARSPIPVMSGVGHDVDSTFCDRAADQFAPTPSAAAERLFPDARELENQLSAAGSHLKSLVRARLGKQGDRLSELAKRCANAASVRLRNSALWLDDLSDRLSSAALGRVRHAALKLQGISSTIEALSPQLVLSRGYSVCLKGGVPVRSVGDLTPGDGVTLQLSDGQAQMRCQSLTEYIC from the coding sequence ATGACGGACCGGGAACTTCAGGCCCCTTCGCAGGTCATGACGGTCAGCGAGCTGGTCGGCCTGATCAAGCAGGCGATCGACGAGAACCCCCAGTTTCGGCGCGTCGTCGTTGAAGGCGAGCTGACCGAGTTCAAAATGCACCAAGCCAGCGGACACGCGTATTTTTCTCTGGCCGAGAAGACGTTTGACCGAACTGGAGGGCGGCTGGTGAGGATCCCCTGCGTCATGTTCCAGAGCTGGACCCAATACATGACGTTTGTCCCTCAAGTGGGAGACCAAGTCCGGCTGATCGGGCAGGTGGGGTTCTACGCTGACCGAGGACAGGTTCAGCTGTACGCGACGCGGCTGTTCCCGGTTGGTGCCGGCGCGGCTCAGCGGGCACGGCGCGCGTTGGAAGAGCGGCTTTTACGGGACGGCGTGTTCTCGCCGGAGCGCAAGCGCCCGATGCCGGAACTGCCTCTATTAGTGGCGGTCGTCACGTCGCCGACCGGCGCGGCGGTCCATGACGTGGAAAACGTCATGAAAAAACGGTTCCCCCAAGCCTCGCTGACGGTCGTCCCGTGCCTCGTTCAGGGCGTCGACGCTCCCGACTCGATCATTCGGGCGCTTCACCGGGCGTACCTCCTGCCTGGCGTGCAGGCCGTCATGATCGTTCGGGGCGGCGGAAGCAGGGATGACCTCAACCCGTTCGACGACGAGCGGTTGGTGCGCGAGGTGGCCCGCAGCCCGATACCGGTCATGTCAGGCGTCGGTCACGACGTGGACAGCACGTTCTGTGACAGGGCGGCCGACCAGTTTGCCCCCACGCCGTCTGCGGCGGCGGAACGGCTGTTTCCCGACGCGCGGGAACTTGAAAACCAGCTGAGTGCCGCCGGCTCTCACTTGAAAAGCCTCGTCCGCGCGAGGCTGGGCAAGCAGGGGGACCGACTGTCAGAACTTGCAAAACGCTGCGCTAACGCGGCTTCTGTGCGGCTCAGGAACTCAGCCCTTTGGCTGGACGATCTGTCCGACAGGCTATCATCTGCGGCGTTGGGCAGAGTAAGGCACGCGGCGCTGAAACTCCAGGGAATCAGCTCGACGATCGAAGCGCTGTCCCCTCAGCTGGTGCTTTCCAGAGGCTACTCGGTTTGTCTGAAAGGCGGCGTTCCGGTGCGCTCGGTGGGAGATTTGACGCCGGGCGACGGAGTCACTTTGCAGTTGTCCGACGGTCAGGCGCAGATGCGCTGTCAGTCGTTAACTGAATACATTTGCTGA
- a CDS encoding transcription antitermination protein NusB codes for MTTESKGNISSQKQHLRRFLAVQALFALDSSADPAGTLRLLADDWELLGFHGDELEIDDETASQLPAISAEDCGAAVQWAERVWSHLDQVDSLIAPCLRGWRLPRLDGVDRAILRLCFFESRVEGSVNDAVAASEAVILAKAMGGEQSAKFVNGVIGSIMRGAGQ; via the coding sequence ATGACAACCGAATCGAAGGGCAATATTTCGAGTCAAAAGCAGCACCTGCGGCGTTTCTTGGCCGTTCAAGCCCTGTTCGCTCTGGACAGCTCGGCCGATCCTGCCGGGACGCTTCGGCTTCTGGCGGACGACTGGGAGCTTCTGGGGTTCCACGGCGACGAGCTGGAGATCGACGACGAGACGGCCTCTCAGCTTCCTGCCATCAGCGCGGAAGACTGCGGCGCGGCGGTTCAGTGGGCCGAGCGGGTGTGGTCCCATCTCGATCAGGTGGACTCTCTCATCGCCCCGTGCCTGCGCGGCTGGCGTCTGCCGCGTCTTGACGGCGTTGACCGGGCAATCCTTCGGCTGTGTTTCTTCGAGTCCCGGGTCGAGGGCTCGGTGAACGACGCGGTTGCGGCCAGCGAGGCGGTCATTCTGGCCAAGGCCATGGGCGGCGAGCAGTCCGCCAAGTTCGTCAACGGGGTCATCGGTTCCATCATGAGAGGGGCGGGGCAATGA
- a CDS encoding Asp23/Gls24 family envelope stress response protein produces the protein MPETPGTTRLTKREEFDLDEALAEAKDELQASDPQGELHLSDDVLLDLARKALETTTDIRLASTGLSSVLGLSRKSVEGLRVSVDESGKEPVITVDAYLLVRWGVRVPDLAWDVQELLKRELERVTGYRVKAVNIHVQGIFFETDETQTPAEPAGETSDI, from the coding sequence GTGCCGGAGACCCCAGGGACGACTCGGCTGACGAAAAGGGAAGAGTTTGACCTGGACGAAGCCTTGGCCGAAGCCAAGGACGAGCTTCAGGCGTCTGATCCCCAAGGCGAGCTCCACCTGTCCGACGACGTCCTGCTGGATCTGGCCCGCAAGGCGCTGGAAACCACGACGGATATCCGGCTGGCGAGCACGGGGCTTTCGTCCGTTCTGGGGCTCAGCCGAAAAAGCGTGGAGGGTCTGCGGGTTTCCGTCGACGAGAGCGGGAAAGAGCCGGTCATCACGGTTGACGCTTACCTGCTTGTCCGATGGGGAGTCCGCGTCCCCGACTTAGCTTGGGACGTTCAGGAACTTCTCAAGCGGGAGCTCGAGCGGGTGACCGGCTACCGGGTGAAAGCCGTGAACATTCACGTCCAAGGGATTTTCTTCGAGACTGACGAGACTCAAACGCCGGCTGAACCTGCCGGCGAGACGTCAGACATCTGA
- a CDS encoding CD1247 N-terminal domain-containing protein: MSARERIAYLKGLLDGQKTPVSPTQSALLAALEALGDELDDLRRQTEERTEDCRELYSLFDGLDAQVDELAEHFEETDGEPNADELDQEFEEACCTSCGTHFFYHPSLIEDGAVRCPGCDAPVAVMAEAPEDE, translated from the coding sequence GTGAGTGCCCGAGAACGGATCGCCTATTTAAAAGGACTGCTGGACGGTCAAAAGACGCCGGTCTCGCCGACTCAGTCGGCCCTGTTGGCCGCCTTGGAAGCGTTGGGCGACGAGTTGGACGACCTGAGACGCCAAACCGAGGAGCGAACCGAGGACTGTCGGGAACTCTACTCCCTGTTTGACGGACTGGATGCCCAAGTGGACGAGCTGGCGGAACACTTCGAGGAAACGGACGGCGAACCGAACGCCGACGAGCTTGATCAGGAGTTCGAAGAGGCCTGCTGCACCTCCTGCGGTACCCATTTTTTCTACCACCCGTCGTTGATTGAAGACGGGGCGGTCCGGTGTCCTGGCTGCGATGCGCCGGTGGCCGTGATGGCCGAAGCGCCGGAAGATGAGTGA
- the efp gene encoding elongation factor P gives MAQVVDTSKFYVGLKIRWQDGMWEIVDYQHHKMGRGGAVVKTKLRNIDTGSIVENGFRAGERFERIVFEEKPAQYIYKEGDSYVFMDMETYDHISLPAEVLGSALHYLIDNLEVRLDLFEGRIMGIELPNSVTLKIAETAPAFKGDTVSGSGKPATMETGLVVNVPMFVESGESVVVDTRTGEYIERAKK, from the coding sequence ATGGCACAAGTTGTCGATACCAGTAAGTTTTACGTGGGACTCAAGATCAGATGGCAGGACGGAATGTGGGAAATCGTCGATTACCAGCACCACAAGATGGGGCGGGGCGGAGCCGTCGTCAAGACGAAACTTCGCAACATCGACACCGGTTCGATCGTCGAGAACGGCTTCCGGGCCGGCGAGCGGTTCGAGCGGATCGTGTTTGAAGAGAAGCCCGCGCAGTACATCTACAAAGAGGGCGACAGCTACGTCTTCATGGATATGGAGACCTACGACCACATTTCTCTGCCCGCAGAGGTTCTCGGCTCGGCGCTCCATTATTTGATTGACAATCTGGAAGTGCGGCTCGACCTGTTTGAAGGGCGCATCATGGGCATTGAGCTGCCCAACAGCGTGACGCTTAAAATCGCCGAGACGGCGCCGGCCTTCAAGGGTGACACCGTTTCGGGGAGCGGCAAGCCGGCGACCATGGAAACCGGGCTTGTCGTCAACGTTCCCATGTTCGTCGAGTCGGGCGAGTCAGTCGTCGTTGACACCCGAACCGGCGAATACATCGAGCGGGCTAAAAAGTAG
- a CDS encoding Na/Pi cotransporter family protein — MTQFQWALAFAQIAGGLGLFLHGLEFSARAFRKGLGAAAKDLMTLICQRKGYAFSFGLVLALLTQSTTAATSFAVGLVDLGMIPFAGSLLVMMGASVGTTFIIFLLSMNMTVWSPLGLALGVALAKTGRSRAVKAGYLIQGVSLVLMGMELIGMGVAPLQQAGVFEHFLMFGAGRPVLMFVIALLLTALVQSSVPVLGLAVTLASAGAFPAEAVLAVVLGSRVGNSALVLITGLGARKNARALALATVIFRVAGVLIVLPIAGSLMRFLAGHVAGVASQVSWAQFAVGWLNVAVVLPFTWLLGAAAQRLAGSEDDFGTPKLIDSSNVPLPALGIPLLAREMTRLAGFVDEIVFLCTTPVQPQYRNRLNALASGVPELFSACQNYLSALDSDNEDPQLRREHVALAYSLTALGDLCRALIDDFVPLSPSLIAAGTAETRSGELWRQLPDRMIELIRNALAAFALDEGAMFRATMESKDEYRRLTLALRTQMAGETSRDGKNFNGEQVLLACDRIARACAELARGGAVKARLRTSDDAAALTADF; from the coding sequence ATGACCCAGTTTCAGTGGGCCCTCGCTTTCGCCCAAATCGCAGGCGGGCTGGGCCTGTTTCTTCATGGCTTGGAGTTCAGCGCCAGGGCGTTCCGCAAAGGGCTCGGCGCGGCGGCGAAGGACTTAATGACGCTGATCTGCCAGCGGAAGGGCTACGCGTTCTCCTTCGGCCTGGTGCTGGCGCTGCTCACTCAGAGCACGACCGCGGCCACGTCATTTGCTGTCGGCCTGGTTGACCTGGGAATGATCCCTTTTGCCGGGTCGCTCTTGGTGATGATGGGCGCGAGCGTCGGGACGACGTTCATCATCTTCCTCCTGTCGATGAACATGACCGTCTGGTCGCCGCTCGGCCTAGCGCTGGGCGTGGCTCTGGCAAAAACAGGACGCAGCCGGGCCGTCAAGGCCGGGTACCTCATTCAGGGCGTGTCTCTGGTCCTGATGGGCATGGAGCTGATCGGCATGGGCGTGGCGCCGCTCCAACAGGCCGGCGTCTTCGAGCATTTTCTCATGTTCGGCGCGGGACGTCCCGTCCTGATGTTCGTCATCGCCCTGCTGCTCACGGCCCTCGTCCAGAGCAGCGTTCCGGTGCTCGGGTTGGCCGTGACTTTAGCCTCCGCCGGCGCGTTCCCCGCTGAGGCCGTCTTGGCTGTGGTCCTCGGCTCACGAGTGGGCAACTCCGCTCTGGTGCTGATCACCGGGCTGGGAGCGCGGAAAAACGCCAGAGCCCTCGCCTTGGCGACGGTGATCTTCCGAGTCGCCGGCGTTTTAATCGTCCTGCCGATCGCCGGGTCGCTGATGAGGTTTCTTGCAGGACACGTCGCCGGCGTGGCCAGTCAGGTGAGCTGGGCCCAGTTCGCCGTCGGCTGGCTCAACGTCGCCGTCGTGCTCCCGTTCACCTGGCTCTTGGGCGCGGCGGCCCAACGATTAGCAGGATCCGAAGATGACTTCGGTACGCCCAAGCTGATCGACAGCTCCAACGTTCCTCTGCCAGCTTTGGGGATCCCGCTGCTGGCCCGGGAGATGACCCGACTCGCCGGCTTTGTGGACGAAATCGTCTTTTTATGCACCACTCCGGTTCAGCCCCAATACCGAAACCGGCTGAACGCGCTGGCGTCGGGCGTGCCGGAACTTTTTTCAGCCTGTCAGAATTACCTGTCCGCCCTCGACAGCGACAACGAGGACCCTCAGCTGCGGCGGGAGCACGTCGCGTTGGCCTATTCGCTGACTGCACTGGGCGACCTGTGCCGCGCGCTGATCGACGACTTTGTCCCCTTAAGCCCCAGCCTGATCGCCGCCGGAACGGCGGAGACCCGATCCGGCGAGCTGTGGCGTCAGCTGCCCGACCGAATGATCGAGCTGATACGAAACGCGCTGGCCGCCTTTGCCCTCGACGAAGGGGCGATGTTCCGAGCCACGATGGAGAGCAAAGACGAGTACCGGCGGCTGACCTTGGCGCTCCGCACCCAGATGGCCGGCGAGACGTCCCGGGACGGAAAGAACTTCAACGGCGAGCAGGTGCTCCTCGCCTGCGACCGAATCGCCCGAGCCTGCGCCGAGCTGGCCCGCGGCGGCGCCGTTAAGGCCCGGCTGCGGACGTCCGACGACGCGGCGGCCCTGACGGCCGATTTTTAA
- the phoU gene encoding phosphate signaling complex protein PhoU, giving the protein MSFFKRKADAEPANDWQSLLFARDREELASQLQTMADAAVSMVKNAMAALQKRDEQLARQVINSDGTVDDLEISIENLCLRALAMRQPVREDLRFVFSVLKTITDLERIGDQAVNIAQRTLKIHGPFIKPLVDLPRMGQLAEEMVRHAVDSLIHENAPEAQEVIEGDDAVDDLNDRIYDDLIEMMRRHHEDDQLVDQATQLIITSRNLERIGDHACNIAERAWYTVTGERFQLEHHRRGIPEPPDGADGQPS; this is encoded by the coding sequence ATGAGCTTTTTTAAACGGAAGGCCGACGCGGAGCCTGCCAACGATTGGCAGTCCCTCCTGTTCGCCCGAGACAGAGAGGAGCTGGCAAGTCAGCTCCAGACCATGGCGGACGCGGCGGTGAGCATGGTAAAAAACGCGATGGCGGCCCTGCAGAAGCGCGACGAACAGTTGGCCCGACAGGTGATCAACTCCGACGGAACTGTTGACGATCTGGAGATATCCATCGAGAACCTGTGCCTTCGCGCCTTGGCGATGAGACAGCCGGTTCGGGAGGACCTGCGGTTCGTCTTCTCGGTGCTGAAAACCATCACCGACTTGGAACGGATCGGCGACCAAGCCGTGAACATCGCCCAGCGGACGCTGAAGATTCACGGGCCGTTCATCAAGCCGCTCGTCGATCTGCCCCGTATGGGCCAGTTGGCCGAAGAGATGGTTCGCCACGCCGTGGATTCGCTGATTCACGAGAACGCGCCGGAGGCTCAGGAGGTCATCGAAGGCGACGACGCAGTTGATGACCTGAACGACCGCATCTACGACGACCTGATCGAGATGATGAGGCGTCATCACGAGGACGACCAGCTGGTCGATCAGGCGACCCAGCTCATCATCACGAGCCGAAACTTGGAGCGAATCGGCGACCACGCCTGCAACATCGCCGAGCGGGCGTGGTACACTGTGACTGGAGAGCGCTTTCAGCTGGAACATCACCGCCGCGGTATTCCAGAGCCGCCAGACGGAGCAGACGGGCAGCCCTCCTGA
- a CDS encoding AEC family transporter, with the protein MQALGPIIALMLIMSLGWFIKQKGYLDEHTEGKINWLLFRILMPCSIFSAGIRFRADLIGGWNFMLAIYSSFIFVMILSLVLSRLRGLTPERTATSVMMSIRGNVLYVALPLLFLYIGEQGKEMIALYVAVGMLFYNFFPILAAQICLAGRLSWKKLLSSLVASLKNPVLLAGFAGILCAIAGLVRFIPQPVLQAINMLSQSATGLALLVIGASLELSRLRTDLKVCWIDVMLKVVVLPACLCLAFHIWPLASREGMIAAVIISSVSHAFNCYIFAYGMGMDYRYASSTLACATVLGLGTTAVWLGIAPVLVP; encoded by the coding sequence ATGCAGGCTTTAGGACCAATCATTGCCCTGATGCTGATCATGTCGCTGGGGTGGTTCATCAAACAGAAGGGCTACTTGGACGAGCACACCGAGGGGAAGATTAACTGGCTTCTCTTTCGAATCCTCATGCCGTGCAGCATTTTTTCCGCCGGCATTCGTTTCCGCGCCGACCTGATCGGCGGGTGGAACTTCATGTTGGCCATTTACTCGTCGTTCATCTTCGTCATGATTCTCTCCCTCGTGCTCAGCCGACTGAGAGGCTTAACGCCGGAGCGAACGGCGACGAGCGTCATGATGTCCATTCGAGGGAACGTGCTGTATGTGGCCCTGCCTCTTCTCTTCCTTTACATCGGCGAGCAGGGGAAAGAGATGATCGCGCTTTACGTCGCGGTGGGCATGCTGTTCTACAATTTCTTCCCAATCTTGGCCGCGCAGATCTGCCTTGCCGGGCGGCTGAGCTGGAAAAAGCTCCTCTCGTCACTCGTCGCGTCGTTGAAAAACCCCGTCTTGCTCGCCGGGTTCGCCGGCATTCTGTGCGCCATAGCCGGCCTCGTACGCTTCATTCCCCAGCCGGTCCTTCAGGCGATCAACATGCTGTCCCAATCGGCTACCGGCTTAGCACTTCTCGTGATCGGCGCGTCGCTGGAACTTTCGCGGCTCCGAACCGACCTGAAAGTCTGCTGGATCGACGTCATGCTGAAGGTCGTCGTCCTGCCAGCGTGCCTGTGTCTGGCCTTTCACATCTGGCCGCTCGCAAGCCGCGAGGGCATGATCGCCGCGGTGATCATCTCGTCGGTGTCTCACGCGTTTAACTGCTACATCTTCGCCTACGGCATGGGAATGGACTACCGATACGCCTCAAGCACTCTGGCCTGCGCCACCGTTCTGGGGCTCGGCACCACGGCCGTCTGGCTGGGAATAGCGCCAGTCTTGGTGCCCTGA